One window from the genome of Diabrotica virgifera virgifera chromosome 6, PGI_DIABVI_V3a encodes:
- the LOC126885935 gene encoding zinc finger protein 227-like isoform X2: MKIVETFGERSSRKEHCTSRHAEEKTINQNKKVQIRPRPYKCDFCFKQFSTPHKLEGHMRVHNGEKPYKCKICFKRFAQAFNLKKHLRVHTGEKPHKCEICFNQFTDSSVLKNHLRMHTGEKPHKCEICFKRFTQACNLKRHLRLHTGEKQEKPHQCKICLKRFSTGHYVKRHIAIHAGEKPYKCEICFKHFSRASNLKKHLNVHTGEKPYKCEICFNQFTVANNLKTHLRIHSGEKPFKCEICFNKFTAASSLRAHLRMHTGEKPHKCKICLKRFSTSHHLKRHNITMHNEETSYKCEICFKQCGDATTLKIHLRVHTGEKPHKCEICFKQFSQASILKTHLRVHTEEKPYKCEICLKQFSERGTIKKHLVVHTGEKPYKCEICCKQFTQHGYLKIHLRIHTGEKPYKCEICFKQFSRTGNLKSHLKVHARENS, from the coding sequence ATGAAAATTGTGGAAACATTTGGTGAACGTTCATCGCGTAAAGAACACTGTACCAGTCGGCACGCTGAGGAAAAAactataaatcaaaataaaaaagttcagATTCGACCGCGACCTTACAAATGTGATTTTTGTTTCAAACAGTTTTCTACACCACATAAATTGGAAGGACATATGAGAGTGCACaatggagaaaaaccttataagtgtaaaatttgtttcaaGCGGTTTGCTCAggcatttaatttaaaaaaacatttgagagtgcacactggggaaaaacctcataagtgtgaaatttgttttaatcaGTTCACTGATTCAAGTGttttgaaaaatcatttgagaatgcacactggagaaaaacctcataagtgtgaaatttgttttaagcgatTTACTCAGGCATgtaatttgaaaagacatttgagattgcatactggagaaaagcaAGAAAAACCTCATCagtgtaaaatttgtttgaagaggTTTAGTACAGGTCATTATGTGAAAAGACATATAGCAATACACGccggagaaaaaccatacaagtgtgaaatttgtttcaagcattTTAGTCGAGCgagtaatttgaaaaaacatttgaatgtgcacactggagaaaaaccttataagtgtgaaatttgttttaatcaGTTTACTGTggcaaataatttaaaaacacatttgagaatacactctggagaaaaaccttttaagtgtgaaatttgttttaataagttcACTGCGGCAAGTTCTTTGAGAGCTCATTTGagaatgcacactggagaaaaacctcataagtgtaaaatttgtttgaagaggTTTAGTACAAGTCATCATTTGAAACGACATAATATAACAATGCACAATGAAGAAAcatcttacaagtgtgaaatttgttttaagcagtgtGGCGATGCAACTactttgaaaatacatttgagagtgcacactggagaaaaacctcataagtgtgaaatttgttttaagcagtttagtcaagcgTCTATtctaaaaacacatttgagagtacacactgaagaaaaaccttacaagtgtgaaatttgtttaaagcagtttagtGAAAGAGGTACTATAAAAAAACATTTGGtggttcacactggagaaaaaccttacaagtgtgaaatttgttgtaaGCAGTTTACTCAACACGgttatttaaaaatacatttaagaatccatactggagaaaaaccttacaagtgtgaaatttgttttaagcagtttagtcgaACAGGTAATTTGAAAAGTCATTTGAAAGTGCACGCTAGAGAAAACTCTTAG